A genome region from Brassica oleracea var. oleracea cultivar TO1000 chromosome C2, BOL, whole genome shotgun sequence includes the following:
- the LOC106327308 gene encoding cullin-associated NEDD8-dissociated protein 1, whose product MANLQVSGIIEKMTGKDKDFRYMATSDLLNELNKESFKLDTDLEMRLSSIILKQLDDVAGDVSGLAVKCLAPLVKKVGEERIVEITNKLCEKLLHGKDQHRDTASIALRTVVAQVAPSLAPSILVTLTPQMIGGISGEGMSSGIKCECLEIMCDVVQKYGSLMADDHDKLLNALLLQLGCNQATVRKKTVTCIASLASSLSDDLLAKATVQVVKNLSNKNAKSEITRTNIQMIGALSRSVGYRFGTHLGNTVPVLIKYCTSASENDEELREYSLQALESFLLRCPRDISPYCDEILNLTLEYISYDPNFTDNMEEDTDDETLEDEEDDESANEYTDDEDASWKVRRAAAKCLAGLIVSRSEMISKVYQEACPKLIDRFKEREENVKMDVFNTFIDLLRQTGNVTKGQTDTDESSAKWLLKQEVSKIVKSINRQLREKSVKTKVGAFSVLRELVVVLPDCLADHIGSLVPGIERALNDKSSTSNLKIEALVFTKLVLASHAPPVFHPYIKALSSPVLAAVGERYYKVTAEALRVCGELVRVVRPSTQGMGFDFKSFVHPIYNAIMSRLTNQDQDQEVKECAITCMGLVISTFGDQLGAELPSCLPVLVDRMGNEITRLTAVKAFAVIATSPLHIDLSCVLDHLIAELTGFLRKANRVLRQATLITMNTLVTAYGDKIDSDAYEVIVVELSSLICVSDLHMTALALELCCTLMTGKSCSENISLAVRNKVLPQALTLVKSPLLQGQALLALQGFFEALVYHANTSFYTLLDSLLSCAKPSPQSGGVPKQALYSIAQCVAVLCLAAGDKNCSSTVKMLIEILKDDSGTNSAKQHLALLSLGEIGRRKDLSAHAGIETIVIESFQSPFEEIKSAASYALGNIAVGNLSNYLPFILNQIDNQQKKQYILLHSLKEVIVRQSVDKADFQNSSVEKILALLFNHCESEEEGVRNVVAECLGKMALIEPEKLVPALKVRTTSPAAFTRATVVTAVKYSVVERPEKLDEIIFPEISSFLMLIKDGDRHVRRAAVSALSTFAHYKPNLIKGLLSELLPLLYDQTVIKKELIRTVDLGPFKHVVDDGLELRKAAFECVFTLLDSCLDQLNPSSFIIPFLKSGLEDHYDLKMICHLILSLLADKCPSAVLAVLDSLVEPLQKTINFKPKQDAVKQEHDRNEDMIRSALRAISSLDRISGVDYSHKFKSLMAEMKRSESLWGKYQTIRNE is encoded by the exons ATGGCGAACTTACAAGTTTCTGGAATTATTGAAAAG ATGACTGGCAAAGATAAAGATTTTAGATACATGGCAACGTCTGATTTGCTCAATGAGTTGAATAAGGAATCCTTTAAACTCGATACGGACTTGGAGATGAGATTGTCGAGCATCATACTTAAACAGCTTGATGATGTTGCTGGTGATGTTTCTGGATTGGCTGTTAAATG TCTTGCTCCATTGGTGAAGAAGGTTGGAGAAGAGCGTATTGTGGAGATTACCAACAAATTGTGTGAGAAACTGCTGCATGGGAAAGACCAACACCGTGATACCGCAAGCATAGCTCTCAGGACGGTTGTCGCTCAAGTTGCTCCTTCGCTTGCTCCATCCATTCTTGTTACTCTAACTCCACAAATGATTGGAGGGATAAGTGGCGAG GGAATGAGCTCAGGGATTAAGTGTGAATGTCTTGAGATCATGTGTGATGTTGTTCAAAAGTACGGAAGTTTGATGGCAGATGATCACGATAAGCTACTGAACGCATTGCTGTTGCAATTGGGCTGTAACCAAGCCACAGTCAGGAAGAAGACTGTTACATGCATTG CATCTCTTGCTTCGAGTCTGTCTGATGATTTGCTCGCAAAAGCGACAGTTCAAGTTGTGAAAAACCTAAGTAACAAGAATGCGAAATCGGAGATTACACGCACCAATATTCAAATGATTGGAGCTTTAAG CCGCTCTGTCGGATACCGATTTGGGACTCATCTTGGTAATACTGTTCCAGTATTGATCAAATACTGCACCAGCGCTTCGGAGAATGATGAGGAGCTCCGCGAGTATAGCTTACAG GCACTTGAAAGTTTCTTGCTACGGTGTCCAAGGGACATCTCACCATATTGTGATGAAATTTTGAACCTCACTTTAGAATACATAAGTTATGACCCAAATTTTACGGACAATATGGAGGAAGATACTGATGATGAGACTCTTGAAGATGAAGAAGATGA TGAGAGTGCGAATGAGTACACGGATGATGAGGATGCCAGCTGGAAAGTTAGGAGAGCTGCGGCGAAATGCTTGGCAGGATTAATAGTTTCTCGTTCTGAGATGATCTCTAAAGTATATCAAGAG GCCTGCCCAAAACTGATTGATAGATTTAAGGAAAGAGAGGAAAATGTGAAG ATGGATGTTTTCAACACATTCATTGATCTGTTACGGCAAACAGGAAATGTCACAAAAGGTCAAACTGACACCGATGAATCAAG TGCGAAATGGCTACTGAAGCAAGAAGTCTCAAAGATTGTGAAATCCATAAATAGGCAGCTGCGTGAAAAGTCTGTTAAGACGAAG GTTGGTGCATTCTCTGTTTTGAGAGAACTTGTGGTCGTCCTGCCTGACTGCCTTGCTGATCATATTGGTTCACTAGTTCCTGGAATTGAAAGAGCGCTTAAT GATAAATCTTCTACTTCAAACTTGAAAATCGAAGCTCTCGTCTTCACAAAATTAGTATTGGCATCGCATGCACCTCCTGTTTTTCATCCTTACATTAAG GCTCTTTCTAGTCCTGTTTTAGCTGCTGTTGGCGAACGCTATTACAAGGTGACCGCCGAGGCATTAAGGGTCTGTGGGGAACTTGTCAGAGTAGTACGCCCAAGTACTCAG GGTATGGGCTTTGATTTTAAATCATTTGTTCATCCGATCTACAATGCGATAATGTCTCGCTTGACAAATCAAGATCAGGACCAG GAGGTCAAGGAGTGTGCTATTACCTGCATGGGTCTTGTGATTTCAACATTTGGCGATCAACTTGGGGCAGAGTTGCCTTCATGCCTTCCTGTGCTTGTTGACCGAATGGGAAACGAAATCACTCGCCTCACAGCAGTAAAG GCATTTGCTGTCATTGCCACATCTCCGCTGCACATTGATCTATCATGTGTCTTGGACCATTTGATTGCTGAATTAACTGGGTTCTTAAGGAAG GCTAATCGGGTTCTACGGCAAGCAACACTGATTACCATGAATACCTTGGTAACAGCCTACGGTGATAAAATCGACTCAGATGCTTATGAAGTTATTGTTGTGGAGCTTTCATCTCTGATATG CGTTTCGGACCTCCATATGACGGCTCTTGCACTTGAACTCTGCTGCACTCTGATGACTGGAAAGAGTTGTAGTGAAAATATCAGTTTGGCGGTTCGCAACAAAGTTCTTCCACAGGCATTAACTTTGGTTAAAAGTCCATTGCTCCAGGGTCAAGCACTTTTG GCGCTGCAAGGATTCTTTGAAGCTCTGGTGTATCATGCAAATACGAGTTTCTACACCTTACTCGACTCATTACTTTCTTGTGCTAAGCCTTCCCCTCAGTCGGGAGGCGTCCCAAAGCAAGCATTATATTCAATTGCACAGTGTGTTGCAGTTCTTTGTCTCGCGGCAGGTGATAAGAATTGCTCGTCTACAGTTAAAATGCTTATAGAAATCCTTAAAGATGACAGCGGCACAAATTCA GCAAAACAGCATCTTGCCTTATTGTCTCTTGGTGAGATTGGGAGAAGGAAAGATCTGAGCGCACATGCTGGCATTGAGACGATCGTCATTGAGTCTTTCCAATCTCCTTTTGAAGAAATAAAGTCTGCGGCTTCATATGCTCTTGGAAACATTGCTGTTGGCAATCTGTCGAATTATTTGCCTTTTATCTTGAACCAGATTGATAATCAACAGAAGAAACAATATATTCTCCTTCATTCGCTCAAGGAG GTGATCGTGAGGCAGTCTGTTGATAAAGCTGATTTCCAGAATTCCAGTGTTGAGAAAATACTTGCTTTACTGTTTAACCACTGTGAAAGCGAGGAAGAGGGTGTAAGGAATGTTGTTGCTGAATGCTTGGGAAAAATGGCGTTGATAGAACCTGAGAAACTAGTTCCTGCACTTAAG GTGAGGACGACTAGTCCAGCCGCTTTTACTCGTGCGACTGTTGTTACCGCTGTGAAATATTCTGTCGTGGAACGGCCTGAGAAGTTGGATGAAATCATCTTCCCCGAGATTTCTTCATTCCTCATGTTAATTAAAGATGGTGACAGG CATGTTAGGCGTGCAGCTGTGTCAGCTCTGAGTACCTTTGCTCACTACAAACCAAACCTCATTAAAGGACTCCTCTCTGAGTTGTTACCGCTTCTTTATGATCAAACTGTTATCAAG AAAGAGTTAATAAGGACGGTTGATCTAGGGCCATTCAAGCACGTTGTTGATGACGGGCTTGAACTGAGGAAAGCAGCTTTTGAGTGTGTATTTACTCTGCTCGATAGCTGTCTTGATCAACTGAATCCGTCTTCTTTCATTATCCCTTTCCTCAAATCCGGACTAGAAG ATCATTATGATCTGAAGATGATTTGTCATCTTATACTCTCACTACTAGCGGATAAATGCCCCTCGGCCGTGCTAGCTG TACTGGATTCGCTTGTGGAACCACTTCAAAAAACAATAAACTTCAAGCCAAAGCAAGATGCCGTGAAGCAAGAGCATGACCGTAATGAAGACATGATCAGAAGTGCTCTTCGTGCTATCTCATCGTTGGATCGGATCAG TGGAGTGGACTACAGCCACAAGTTCAAGAGCTTAATGGCTGAGATGAAGAGGTCTGAATCATTGTGGGGAAAGTATCAGACAATCCGCAATGAGTAA